A window of the Anoplopoma fimbria isolate UVic2021 breed Golden Eagle Sablefish chromosome 17, Afim_UVic_2022, whole genome shotgun sequence genome harbors these coding sequences:
- the zmynd8 gene encoding MYND-type zinc finger-containing chromatin reader ZMYND8 isoform X4, which translates to MAIIIGSTSGRLHPSVAEEEEKTEITTEGMEISTRSKDTGSTERVTQKRKMPSPSHSSNGHSSAETSPCPIKKKKKPGAVSSSKDQSELRHGPFYYVKQPALTTDPVDVVPQDGRNDFYCWLCHREGQVLCCELCPRVYHAKCLKLPAEPEGDWFCPECEKITVAECIETQSKAMMMLTIEQLSYLLKFALQKMKQPGTEPFQKPVSLEQHPDYAEYIFHPMDLCTLEKNIKKKMYGCTEAFLADAKWILHNCIIYNGGNHKLTATAKVIVKICEHEMNEIEVCPECYLSACQKRDNWFCEPCSNPHPLVWAKLKGFPFWPAKALRDKDGQVDARFFGQHDRAWVPLNNCYLMSKEIPFSVKKTKSIFNSAMQEMEVYVENMKKKFGVFNYAPFRTPYTPDNNFQMLLDPSNPSSTPIKPEKQEKIKLSFDMTASPKISLARTMLSGAGVVGTTAGRRLPLSDMPRSPMSTNSSAHTGSDGETETADKSQTKAPNSQYSTGEESMDCTASPAHPRPCPAGSSLESPKPFHSQAPGAPKQEKTPPTGSILNLNLDRSKAEMDLKELSETVQQKQGATPVLTSPKRQIKSRFQLNLDKTIESCKAQLGIDEISVDVYKGVEHSDSEDSDKSDSSDSEYASDEEQKTKDGQDAAPSDEVQKDSTKSKAKDKPSPSQEEGKGDSHVASETTAGDANAAASDAPTKKQISTDCEKESPEKTKAPPASPSLREKATVKEAAKQPVPVEDSDSERELVIDLGEEQGGKDRKRSRKDKMTVKESSAGKTEGKALTPSTLPSQNSTAPSTPSSASTQSPMAIPVTMVSFTTPSPATISLANVSSATATPPSSSSSASNTPALKKQRPLLPRETVPVVQRAVVWNPSAKFQTSSQKWHMQKVQRQQQNQQPAATTPEQASSPRQGQTQVLTQTQATGNGSTAVSSSSAQQSSQSTRYQTRQAVKAVQQKDTPLSTSTSAVTLVSSSPSSVAMVATSSLGTAATSSPMATDLYIPTASADVAADIAKYTNKIMDAIKGTMTEIYNDLSKSTSGNTIAEIRRLRIEIEKLQWLHQQELSEMKHNLELTMAEMRQSLEQERERLVTEVKKQMELEKQQAVDETKKKQWCANCRKEAIFYCCWNTSYCDYPCQQAHWPEHMKSCTQSATAPQQEPEAESTADPPNKGLGQTSGGPNSLRDAPASAPPDKDCDMEKSTDNVAVTLS; encoded by the exons ATGGCCATAATAATAGGATCGACATCAGGGCGCCTGCATCCAAG TgtggcagaggaagaggagaaaactGAGATTACAACAGAAGGAATGGAGATCTCAACGCGATCCAAGG ACACGGGGTCAACAGAACGGGTGACCCAAAAGCGAAAGATGCCGAGTCCCTCTCATTCATCTAATGGTCACTCCTCTGCTGAAACATCCCCCTGCcctataaaaaagaagaagaaaccaggTGCTGTTAGCAGCAGCAAAGACCAG TCAGAACTAAGACATGGTCCCTTTTACTATGTGAAGCAGCCAGCACTCACCACAGACCCTGTTGATGTTGTACCGCAGGACGGCAGGAACGACTTCTACTGCTGGCTATGCCACCGCGAGGGCCAGGTGCTCTGCTGTGAGCTCTGCCCCAGGGTGTACCACGCCAAGTGCCTCAAACTACCAGCCGAGCCCGAGGGCGACTGGTTCTGTCCGGAGTGTGAG AAAATAACAGTTGCTGAGTGTATAGAGACTCAGAGCAAAGCCATGATGATGCTAACTATAGAGCAGCTGTCTTACCTACTAAAGTTTGCCCTTCAGAAGATGAAACAGCCAGGT ACCGAACCCTTCCAGAAACCTGTCTCTCTTGAACAGCATCCCGATTATGCAGAGTACATTTTTCACCCTATGGATCTTTGCACACTTGAGAAG aatattaaaaagaaaatgtatggcTGCACAGAGGCCTTCTTGGCAGATGCAAAATGGATTTTGCACAACTGTATTATATACAATGGAg GCAATCACAAACTCACGGCTACAGCTAAAGTGATAGTAAAGATCTGTGAACATGAG ATGAATGAGATTGAAGTTTGTCCCGAGTGTTATCTGTCTGCTTGCCAAAAGAGAGACAACTGGTTCTGTGAGCCTTGT AGTAACCCACACCCTCTAGTGTGGGCCAAACTGAAAGGATTTCCATTCTGGCCTGCTAAAGCTTTGCGGGACAAAGATGGACAAGTGGATGCTCGCTTTTTTGGACAACATGACAG GGCTTGGGTGCCTTTAAACAACTGCTACCTCATGTCCAAAGAGATTCCATTCTCTGTGAAGAAGACCAAGAGCATCTTCAACAGCGCCATGCAAGAGATGGAGGTCTATGTggagaacatgaagaagaagttCGGAGTGTTTAACTATGCCCCCTTCAGGACACCATACACTCCTGACAACAACTTCCAGATGCTGCTGGATCCCTCCAACCCATCATCAACGCCGATCAAACCTGAGAAACAGGAGAAGATCAAGCTGAGCTTTGATATGACGGCATCACCCAAGATCTCTTTGGCCAGGACCATGTTGTCCGGGGCCGGAGTGGTAGGGACTACAGCAGGCCGGCGGCTCCCCCTCAGTGATATGCCTCGCTCCCCCATGAGCACCAACTCCTCTGCCCATACTGGTTCGGATGGGGAAACAGAGACAGCGGACAAGTCCCAGACAAAGGCTCCAAACAGCCAGTACAGTACAGGAGAAGAGTCCATGGACTGTACAG CATCACCTGCCCATCCTCGACCTTGTCCTGCAGGCAGTTCCTTAGAAAGCCCTAAACCATTCCACTCTCAAGCTCCTGGCGCTCCCAAACAGGAGAAGACACCACCGACAGGAAGCATACTGAACCTCAATCTAG ATCGAAGTAAAGCAGAAATGGACCTGAAGGAGCTTAGTGAAACGGTTCAGCAGAAACAAGGAGCCACACCAGTCCTCACCTCTCCAAAAAGACAGATCAAGAGCCGTTTCCAGCTGAACTTGGACAAAACCATCGAGAGTTGCAAGGCACAGTTGG GTATAGATGAGATCTCCGTTGATGTGTACAAAGGTGTGGAACACAGTGACTCAGAGGACTCGGATAAATCTGACTCCAGTGACAGTGAGTATGCCAGTGATGAGGAGCAAAAGACCAAGGATGGTCAGGATGCAGCACCCAGTGATGAGGTCCAGAAGGATTCCACCAAAAGCAAAGCCAAAGACAAACCTTCCCCGAGCCAAGAGGAGGGTAAAGGTGATTCGCACGTGGCCTCCGAGACTACAGCAGGCGACGCCAATGCAGCAGCATCAGATGCTCCAactaaaaagcaaataagcacaGATTGTGAAAAAGAGAGCCCAGAGAAAACCAAAGCACCTCCAGCATCACCTAGTCTCAGGGAAAAGGCTACGGTGAAAGAAGCGGCAAAGCAGCCTGTGCCAGTGGAGGACTCTGACTCAGAGAGAGAGCTGGTTATTGACCTTGGAGAGGAACAAGGAGGcaaggacaggaagaggagcaggaaagACAAAATGACTGTTAAAGAGTCTTCTGCTGGTAAAACTGAAG GGAAAGCCCTGACCCCATCGACACTACCGTCTCAAAACAGTACAGCTCCATCCACTCCCTCCAGCGCTTCCACACAGTCCCCCATGGCCATTCCTGTCACCATGGTCTCCTTCACTACTCCCTCACCCGCAACCATAAGCCTCGCAAACGTGTCCAGTGCCACCGCAAcacccccctcttcctcctcctcagcttccAACACCCCAGCTTTGAAGAAACAGCGTCCTCTGCTGCCCAGAGAGACGGTGCCGGTGGTGCAGAGAGCTGTGGTGTGGAATCCCTCTGCCAAGTTTCAGACCTCCTCTCAGAAGTGGCACATGCAGAAGGTGCAGCGTCAGCAACAGAACCAGCAACCTGCGGCAACCACGCCGGAGCAGGCGTCGTCGCCCAGGCAAGGCCAGACTCAAGTGCTGACCCAGACACAGGCCACTGGGAACGGATCGACAGCAGTGTCTTCATCTTCAGCACAGCAGTCTTCTCAGAGCACACGCTATCAGACCAGACAGGCTGTTAAAG CAGTTCAACAAAAAGACACTCCACTCAGCACATCAACGTCTGCTGTCACACTGGTATCCAGTAGCCCATCTTCTGTTGCCATGGTGGCGACATCAAGTTTAGGCACAGCTGCTACGTCTTCACCCATGGCAACCGACCTGTATATCCCCACCGCCTCAGCGGATGTAGCTGCAGACATTgccaaatacacaaataaa ATAATGGATGCAATCAAAGGTACAATGACTGAAATCTACAATGACCTCTCTAAGAGTACTTCAGGCAATACAATAGCAGAG ATAAGACGACTGAGAATCGAAATAGAGAAATTACAGTGGCTCCATCAACAAGAGCTGTCAGAAATGAAGCACAATCTTG AGCTGACAATGGCAGAGATGAGGCAAAGTctggagcaggagagagagaggttggtGACTGAGGTGAAGAAACAGATGGAGCTGGAGAAGCAGCAAGCAGTGGatgagacaaagaagaagcagTGGTGTGCTAACTGCAGGAAAGAGGCCATCTTCTACTGCTGCTGGAACACCAGCTACTGTGATTACCCGTGTCAGCAGGCCCACTGGCCAGAACACATGAAGTCCTGCACTCAGTCAG CAACAGCCCCACAGCAAGAGCCTGAGGCTGAGTCGACAGCAGACCCCCCAAACAAAGGTTTAGGGCAGACTAGCGGGGGCCCGAACTCTCTGAGAGACGCGCCGGCCTCTGCACCACCAGACAAAGACTGTGACATGGAGAAGAGCACTGACAACGTTGCTGTCACTTTGTCCTGA
- the zmynd8 gene encoding MYND-type zinc finger-containing chromatin reader ZMYND8 isoform X7: MHPQSVAEEEEKTEITTEGMEISTRSKDTGSTERVTQKRKMPSPSHSSNGHSSAETSPCPIKKKKKPGAVSSSKDQSELRHGPFYYVKQPALTTDPVDVVPQDGRNDFYCWLCHREGQVLCCELCPRVYHAKCLKLPAEPEGDWFCPECEKITVAECIETQSKAMMMLTIEQLSYLLKFALQKMKQPGTEPFQKPVSLEQHPDYAEYIFHPMDLCTLEKNIKKKMYGCTEAFLADAKWILHNCIIYNGGNHKLTATAKVIVKICEHEMNEIEVCPECYLSACQKRDNWFCEPCSNPHPLVWAKLKGFPFWPAKALRDKDGQVDARFFGQHDRAWVPLNNCYLMSKEIPFSVKKTKSIFNSAMQEMEVYVENMKKKFGVFNYAPFRTPYTPDNNFQMLLDPSNPSSTPIKPEKQEKIKLSFDMTASPKISLARTMLSGAGVVGTTAGRRLPLSDMPRSPMSTNSSAHTGSDGETETADKSQTKAPNSQYSTGEESMDCTASPAHPRPCPAGSSLESPKPFHSQAPGAPKQEKTPPTGSILNLNLDRSKAEMDLKELSETVQQKQGATPVLTSPKRQIKSRFQLNLDKTIESCKAQLGIDEISVDVYKGVEHSDSEDSDKSDSSDSEYASDEEQKTKDGQDAAPSDEVQKDSTKSKAKDKPSPSQEEGKGDSHVASETTAGDANAAASDAPTKKQISTDCEKESPEKTKAPPASPSLREKATVKEAAKQPVPVEDSDSERELVIDLGEEQGGKDRKRSRKDKMTVKESSAGKTEGKALTPSTLPSQNSTAPSTPSSASTQSPMAIPVTMVSFTTPSPATISLANVSSATATPPSSSSSASNTPALKKQRPLLPRETVPVVQRAVVWNPSAKFQTSSQKWHMQKVQRQQQNQQPAATTPEQASSPRQGQTQVLTQTQATGNGSTAVSSSSAQQSSQSTRYQTRQAVKAVQQKDTPLSTSTSAVTLVSSSPSSVAMVATSSLGTAATSSPMATDLYIPTASADVAADIAKYTNKIMDAIKGTMTEIYNDLSKSTSGNTIAEIRRLRIEIEKLQWLHQQELSEMKHNLELTMAEMRQSLEQERERLVTEVKKQMELEKQQAVDETKKKQWCANCRKEAIFYCCWNTSYCDYPCQQAHWPEHMKSCTQSATAPQQEPEAESTADPPNKGLGQTSGGPNSLRDAPASAPPDKDCDMEKSTDNVAVTLS; this comes from the exons ATGCATCCACAGAG TgtggcagaggaagaggagaaaactGAGATTACAACAGAAGGAATGGAGATCTCAACGCGATCCAAGG ACACGGGGTCAACAGAACGGGTGACCCAAAAGCGAAAGATGCCGAGTCCCTCTCATTCATCTAATGGTCACTCCTCTGCTGAAACATCCCCCTGCcctataaaaaagaagaagaaaccaggTGCTGTTAGCAGCAGCAAAGACCAG TCAGAACTAAGACATGGTCCCTTTTACTATGTGAAGCAGCCAGCACTCACCACAGACCCTGTTGATGTTGTACCGCAGGACGGCAGGAACGACTTCTACTGCTGGCTATGCCACCGCGAGGGCCAGGTGCTCTGCTGTGAGCTCTGCCCCAGGGTGTACCACGCCAAGTGCCTCAAACTACCAGCCGAGCCCGAGGGCGACTGGTTCTGTCCGGAGTGTGAG AAAATAACAGTTGCTGAGTGTATAGAGACTCAGAGCAAAGCCATGATGATGCTAACTATAGAGCAGCTGTCTTACCTACTAAAGTTTGCCCTTCAGAAGATGAAACAGCCAGGT ACCGAACCCTTCCAGAAACCTGTCTCTCTTGAACAGCATCCCGATTATGCAGAGTACATTTTTCACCCTATGGATCTTTGCACACTTGAGAAG aatattaaaaagaaaatgtatggcTGCACAGAGGCCTTCTTGGCAGATGCAAAATGGATTTTGCACAACTGTATTATATACAATGGAg GCAATCACAAACTCACGGCTACAGCTAAAGTGATAGTAAAGATCTGTGAACATGAG ATGAATGAGATTGAAGTTTGTCCCGAGTGTTATCTGTCTGCTTGCCAAAAGAGAGACAACTGGTTCTGTGAGCCTTGT AGTAACCCACACCCTCTAGTGTGGGCCAAACTGAAAGGATTTCCATTCTGGCCTGCTAAAGCTTTGCGGGACAAAGATGGACAAGTGGATGCTCGCTTTTTTGGACAACATGACAG GGCTTGGGTGCCTTTAAACAACTGCTACCTCATGTCCAAAGAGATTCCATTCTCTGTGAAGAAGACCAAGAGCATCTTCAACAGCGCCATGCAAGAGATGGAGGTCTATGTggagaacatgaagaagaagttCGGAGTGTTTAACTATGCCCCCTTCAGGACACCATACACTCCTGACAACAACTTCCAGATGCTGCTGGATCCCTCCAACCCATCATCAACGCCGATCAAACCTGAGAAACAGGAGAAGATCAAGCTGAGCTTTGATATGACGGCATCACCCAAGATCTCTTTGGCCAGGACCATGTTGTCCGGGGCCGGAGTGGTAGGGACTACAGCAGGCCGGCGGCTCCCCCTCAGTGATATGCCTCGCTCCCCCATGAGCACCAACTCCTCTGCCCATACTGGTTCGGATGGGGAAACAGAGACAGCGGACAAGTCCCAGACAAAGGCTCCAAACAGCCAGTACAGTACAGGAGAAGAGTCCATGGACTGTACAG CATCACCTGCCCATCCTCGACCTTGTCCTGCAGGCAGTTCCTTAGAAAGCCCTAAACCATTCCACTCTCAAGCTCCTGGCGCTCCCAAACAGGAGAAGACACCACCGACAGGAAGCATACTGAACCTCAATCTAG ATCGAAGTAAAGCAGAAATGGACCTGAAGGAGCTTAGTGAAACGGTTCAGCAGAAACAAGGAGCCACACCAGTCCTCACCTCTCCAAAAAGACAGATCAAGAGCCGTTTCCAGCTGAACTTGGACAAAACCATCGAGAGTTGCAAGGCACAGTTGG GTATAGATGAGATCTCCGTTGATGTGTACAAAGGTGTGGAACACAGTGACTCAGAGGACTCGGATAAATCTGACTCCAGTGACAGTGAGTATGCCAGTGATGAGGAGCAAAAGACCAAGGATGGTCAGGATGCAGCACCCAGTGATGAGGTCCAGAAGGATTCCACCAAAAGCAAAGCCAAAGACAAACCTTCCCCGAGCCAAGAGGAGGGTAAAGGTGATTCGCACGTGGCCTCCGAGACTACAGCAGGCGACGCCAATGCAGCAGCATCAGATGCTCCAactaaaaagcaaataagcacaGATTGTGAAAAAGAGAGCCCAGAGAAAACCAAAGCACCTCCAGCATCACCTAGTCTCAGGGAAAAGGCTACGGTGAAAGAAGCGGCAAAGCAGCCTGTGCCAGTGGAGGACTCTGACTCAGAGAGAGAGCTGGTTATTGACCTTGGAGAGGAACAAGGAGGcaaggacaggaagaggagcaggaaagACAAAATGACTGTTAAAGAGTCTTCTGCTGGTAAAACTGAAG GGAAAGCCCTGACCCCATCGACACTACCGTCTCAAAACAGTACAGCTCCATCCACTCCCTCCAGCGCTTCCACACAGTCCCCCATGGCCATTCCTGTCACCATGGTCTCCTTCACTACTCCCTCACCCGCAACCATAAGCCTCGCAAACGTGTCCAGTGCCACCGCAAcacccccctcttcctcctcctcagcttccAACACCCCAGCTTTGAAGAAACAGCGTCCTCTGCTGCCCAGAGAGACGGTGCCGGTGGTGCAGAGAGCTGTGGTGTGGAATCCCTCTGCCAAGTTTCAGACCTCCTCTCAGAAGTGGCACATGCAGAAGGTGCAGCGTCAGCAACAGAACCAGCAACCTGCGGCAACCACGCCGGAGCAGGCGTCGTCGCCCAGGCAAGGCCAGACTCAAGTGCTGACCCAGACACAGGCCACTGGGAACGGATCGACAGCAGTGTCTTCATCTTCAGCACAGCAGTCTTCTCAGAGCACACGCTATCAGACCAGACAGGCTGTTAAAG CAGTTCAACAAAAAGACACTCCACTCAGCACATCAACGTCTGCTGTCACACTGGTATCCAGTAGCCCATCTTCTGTTGCCATGGTGGCGACATCAAGTTTAGGCACAGCTGCTACGTCTTCACCCATGGCAACCGACCTGTATATCCCCACCGCCTCAGCGGATGTAGCTGCAGACATTgccaaatacacaaataaa ATAATGGATGCAATCAAAGGTACAATGACTGAAATCTACAATGACCTCTCTAAGAGTACTTCAGGCAATACAATAGCAGAG ATAAGACGACTGAGAATCGAAATAGAGAAATTACAGTGGCTCCATCAACAAGAGCTGTCAGAAATGAAGCACAATCTTG AGCTGACAATGGCAGAGATGAGGCAAAGTctggagcaggagagagagaggttggtGACTGAGGTGAAGAAACAGATGGAGCTGGAGAAGCAGCAAGCAGTGGatgagacaaagaagaagcagTGGTGTGCTAACTGCAGGAAAGAGGCCATCTTCTACTGCTGCTGGAACACCAGCTACTGTGATTACCCGTGTCAGCAGGCCCACTGGCCAGAACACATGAAGTCCTGCACTCAGTCAG CAACAGCCCCACAGCAAGAGCCTGAGGCTGAGTCGACAGCAGACCCCCCAAACAAAGGTTTAGGGCAGACTAGCGGGGGCCCGAACTCTCTGAGAGACGCGCCGGCCTCTGCACCACCAGACAAAGACTGTGACATGGAGAAGAGCACTGACAACGTTGCTGTCACTTTGTCCTGA